The Micropterus dolomieu isolate WLL.071019.BEF.003 ecotype Adirondacks linkage group LG22, ASM2129224v1, whole genome shotgun sequence genome contains a region encoding:
- the ano5a gene encoding anoctamin-5 isoform X2, whose protein sequence is MEIDKQQQSKDSVFFRDGKRRIDFVLSYVDDKDGERKQERRKVYEANLLNVGLELETEDKSESEDGKTYFVKIHAPWEVLATYADVLKIKVPFKVNDIPDNSDMPMNWLSTPFRLPEHIMHPEPDYFTAPFNKSKSDFFLIDDKDTFFPPSTRNRIVYYILSRCPYFKDECTDKDKKGIKRLLNNGTYTAAFPLHDCRYWIRSRDANCESERNTLYKHWARFFCFFKEQPLDLVRKYYGEKIGIYFAWLGFYTEMLLFAAVVGTICFIYGFLTYDDNEWSKEICSEEIGGKIVMCPLCDKKCGYWKLNTTCNSSWQSHLFDNVGTVFFAIFMGIWVTLFLEFWKRRQARLEYEWDLVDFEEEQQQLQLRPEYETKCTNRKLNRITQEMEPYLPITTKCARVCLSGATVLFWISLIIACIIGVIAYRLAVYAAFASIMKDSPANSLQVVGPFITPQLATSVTASCINFVIIMILNLMYEKVAVWITDMEIPKTHLEYENKLTVKMFLFQFVNYYSSCFYVAFFKGKFVGYPGDYAYMFGKWSKLRNEECDPGGCLIELTTQLVIVMTGKQVWGNIQEALVPWLMNWWGSRKARNHPESLYSRWEQDHDLQGFGQLGLFYEYLEMVIQFGFITLFVASFPLAPLLALINNIIEVRVDSWKLTTQFRRPVAAKAHSIGAWQEILNGMAILSVVTNAFIVAFTSDMIPRLVYMYAYQPQGEMNMKGFINNSLSVFNISEIPMANRPDDEENPLWFNSSITTCRYRDYRYPPGHEKQYSHTMQFWHILAAKLAFIIIMEHVVFMVKFFVAWMIPDIPSDVRARVKRERYLVQEYLHNYEVEKLRIQLSQNSHNDCTCTPMIYPSLPQHEVLSECL, encoded by the exons ATGGAG attgacaaacaacaacaaagtaaagACTCTGTTTTTTTCCGGGACGGAAAGCGCAGGATTGATTTTGTCCTGTCCTATGTTGACGACAAAGATGGTGAGAGAAAACAG gagaggaggaaggtgtATGAGGCCAATCTACTGAATGTCGGCCTGGAGCTGGAGACAGAAGATAAATCG GAATCAGAAGATGGAAAGACTTATTTTGTGAAAATCCACGCACCATGGGAAGTGTTGGCCACCTACGCAGACGTGCTGAAGATCAAGGTCCCATTTAAGGTCAACGACATCCCAGACAACAGTGATATGCCCATGAACTGGCTGTCCACCCCTTTTCGTCTGCCGGAGCACATCATGCACCCTGAGCCAGACTATTTCACAGCTCCCTTCAACAAGAGCAAGTCTGACTTCTTCCTTATCGACGACAAAGACACATTCTTCCCCCCTTCTACTCGCAACAGGATA GTCTATTACATCCTGTCCCGTTGTCCGTACTTCAAGGATGAATGTAcagataaagacaaaaagggAATCAAGAGGTTACTCAACAACGGCACATACACTGCTGCCTTCCCTCTGCATGAT tgtaGATACTGGATAAGATCAAGGGATGCTAACTGCGAAAGTGAGAGAAACACTCTCTACAAACACTGGGCCAGATTCTTCTGTTTCTTCAAGGAGCAGCCCCTCGACCTTGTAAG GAAGTACTATGGGGAGAAGATAGGTATTTATTTTGCGTGGCTGGGGTTCTACACTGAAATGCTGTTGTTTGCTGCAGTAGTCGGGACAATTTGTTTCATCTATGGATTCCTCACCTATGATGACAACGAGTGGAG TAAAGAAATATGTAGTGAGGAAATCGGAGGCAAAATTGTCATGTGCCCGCTGTGTGACAAGAAATGTGGCTACTGGAAACTCAACACAACATGCAACTCCTCATGG CAATCACACCTGTTTGACAATGTGGGAACAGTGTTTTTTGCCATATTTATGGGGATTTGGG TGACTCTGTTTCTGGAGTTCTGGAAGAGGCGGCAGGCTCGTCTCGAGTACGAGTGGGATCTGGTCGACTTTGAGGAGGAGCAACAGCAGCTACAGCTTCGGCCAGAGTATGAGACCAAGTGCACCAACCGCAAGCTGAACCGTATCACTCAG GAAATGGAGCCATACTTACCCATAACAACCAAGTGTGCACGCGTATGTCTGTCTGGAGCCACCGTCCTGTTCTGG ATCTCATTGATCATTGCCTGCATCATTGGGGTGATAGCATACCGGTTGGCGGTATACGCGGCCTTCGCCAGCATCATGAAGGACAGTCCTGCCAACAGTCTGCAGGTGGTTGGCCCCTTCATCACGCCACAGCTGGCCACCTCTGTCACTGCCTCCTGCATCAACTTTGTCATCATCATGATCCTCAACCTCATGTATGAGAAAGTGGCTGTTTGGATCACTGACATGG AAATTCCCAAGACGCACCTGGAATACGAGAACAAACTGACGGTGAAGATGTTCCTCTTCCAGTTTGTCAATTACTACTCCTCCTGCTTCTACGTGGCTTTCTTTAAGGGCAAGTTTGTCGGCTATCCTGGAGATTATGCTTATATGTTTGGCAAGTGGAGCAAACTGAGGAATGAAGAG TGTGACCCTGGTGGCTGTTTGATTGAGTTGACCACCCAGCTGGTGATAGTGATGACTGGTAAACAGGTGTGGGGCAACATCCAAGAGGCTCTGGTCCC GTGGCTAATGAACTGGTGGGGCAGCAGGAAAGCAAGAAATCACCCGGAGAGCCTGTATAGCCGCTGGGAGCAGGACCACGACCTGCAGGGCTTTGGACAGCTGGGCCTCTTCTACGAGTACCTGGAAATGG TGATCCAGTTTGGTTTCATCACACTGTTTGTCGCCTCCTTCCCGCTGGCACCCCTGCTGGCACTTATCAACAACATCATCGAGGTTAGAGTGGATTCCTGGAAGCTTACCACTCAGTTCAGACGTCCTGTGGCAGCAAAGGCTCACAGCATCGGAGCCTGGCAGGAAATCCTCAATGGGATGGCCATACTCTCTGTTGTCACAAAT GCATTTATTGTGGCCTTCACCTCTGATATGATCCCTCGGCTTGTGTACATGTACGCCTATCAGCCACAGGGTGAGATGAATATGAAAGGCTTCATAAACAACAGCCTGTCTGTGTTTAATATCTCTGAGATCCCAATGGCCAACAGGCCTGATGACGAGGAGAACCCTCTCTGGTTCAACAGCTCCATCACtacctgcag GTATCGTGATTACCGCTACCCTCCTGGCCATGAGAAGCAGTACTCCCACACTATGCAGTTCTGGCATATTCTGGCCGCCAAGCTGGCTTTCATCATTATCATGGAG CATGTCGTGTTCATGGTCAAGTTCTTTGTGGCCTGGATGATCCCCGACATTCCCTCTGACGTGAGGGCTCGAGTAAAGAGAGAGCGCTACCTGGTCCAGGAGTACCTCCATAACTATGAAGTGGAGAAGCTGAGAATCCAGCTCAGCCAAAACAGCCACAATGATTGTACTTGCACGCCCATGATCTATCCGTCTTTACCCCAACATGAGGTGCTGTCAGAGTGTCTCTAG
- the LOC123961588 gene encoding P2Y purinoceptor 3-like: MVVSLGMQRSHCNKDMGNTQVQTPEETFCDLDKHQGLALVQLYVIPSFFLVVLILGLPLNLLSLWVFFHRLRRWTRSTVFLFNQTLADTSWLLALPYLIYYHLDQLYWKLGLPVCAVVRMFYHNYFYLSIFFVTCISVDRYVAIVHPLRSLVLLGRRQTYLLCVAIWVGTLVLSIPVASMTLIQTCPGSNRTVCSLYILLSKTGESLPYSLFCSIIGFLLPLLSICYCGLRSVRELRHRSRRPDPHNKRRRVRRVLSAALVLFALFYLPYHLSRNAAIVMRRVYPDKPASWRHADLAFALEMCFCSLITCVNPLFSCFIGGQFWKEFHGTFAVMFSLCPGTRVAAMISKRTRMTVRTRQGTCTVTPVCAQPAPIS; encoded by the exons ATGGTTGTTTCACTTGGCATGCAGAGAAGCCACTGTAACAAAGACATGGGCAACACTCAGGTTCAG ACTCCAGAAGAAACCTTCTGCGACCTGGACAAACATCAAGGTTTAGCGTTGGTCCAGCTCTACGTGATTCCGTCCTTCTTTCTGGTGGTACTGATCTTGGGGCTTCCACTCAACCTGCTCTCCCTCTGGGTTTTCTTCCACCGCCTGCGGCGTTGGACCCGCAGCACGGTGTTCCTCTTCAACCAGACCCTGGCTGACACCTCGTGGCTGCTGGCCTTGCCTTACCTCATCTACTACCATCTGGACCAGCTATACTGGAAACTGGGCCTGCCTGTGTGCGCGGTTGTGAGAATGTTCTACCACAACTACTTCTACCTCAGCATTTTCTTCGTCACCTGCATCAGTGTGGACAGATATGTGGCCATCGTGCACCCGCTGCGCTCTCTGGTGCTGCTGGGTCGGAGGCAGACCTACCTGCTATGTGTGGCGATCTGGGTGGGCACTCTGGTCCTCAGCATACCTGTTGCCAGTATGACTCTGATCCAAACTTGCCCTGGGAGCAACCGCACAGTCTGTAGCCTGTACATACTGCTGAGTAAGACAGGGGAGAGTCTCCCCTATTCCCTCTTTTGCTCCATCATCGGCTTCCTCCTCCCGCTACTCTCCATCTGCTACTGCGGCCTGCGCAGTGTCAGAGAGCTGCGCCACCGGTCCAGGCGCCCCGATCCGCATAATAAGAGGCGGAGGGTCCGGCGGGTCCTGAGCGCAGCGCTGGTTCTCTTTGCCTTGTTTTACCTGCCCTACCACCTGAGCCGCAACGCCGCCATAGTGATGCGGCGTGTCTACCCCGACAAGCCCGCCTCCTGGCGTCACGCAGACCTGGCCTTCGCCCTAGAGATGTGCTTCTGCAGCCTCATCACCTGCGTCAACCCTCTGTTCAGCTGCTTCATAGGCGGCCAGTTCTGGAAGGAGTTTCACGGcacttttgctgtcatgttttCCCTGTGTCCAGGCACGCGGGTGGCTGCAATGATATCTAAACGGACCCGGATGACAGTGAGGACAAGGCAGGGGACGTGTACTGTCACACCTGTGTGCGCACAGCCTGCGCCTATATCCTAA
- the slc17a6a gene encoding vesicular glutamate transporter 2.2 has protein sequence MEPGKEKALPTTKEGLKQIAGKALGKLHRRLEKRQQTGEVIELTEDGRPSAGQERKAPLCDCTCFGLPRRYIIAMLSGMGFCISFGIRCNLGVAIVSMVNNSTIHQNGKIIIKEKAKFNWDPEIVGMIHGSFFWGYIVTQIPGGYISSRLAANRVFGAAIVLTSTLNMFIPSAARVHYGCVIFVRILQGLVEGVTYPACHGIWSKWAPPLERSRLATISFCGSYAGAVIAMPLAGILVQYTGWSSVFYVYGCFGIFWYMFWILVSYESPAEHPTITEEERRYIEESIGESAQLMGAMEKYKTPWRKFFTSMPVYAIIVANFCRSWTFYLLLISQPAYFEEVFGFEISKVGVVSALPHLVMTIIVPLGGQLADYLRTHNIMSTTMVRKIMNCGGFGMEATLLLVVGFSHSKGVAISFLVLAVGFSGFAISGFNVNHLDIAPRYASILMGISNGVGTLSGMVCPLIVGAMTKNKTREEWQYVFLIAALVHYGGVVFYGIFASGEKQPWADPEETSDEKCGFIDEDELAEETGDITQGYGAMGGPAKSYGATAQLNGGWVQDWDKTEEYVQEPVGKMYTERGYS, from the exons ATGGAACCAGGTAAGGAGAAAGCTCTCCCTACCACTAAAGAGGGACTCAAACAAATCGCAGGAAAGGCCCTTGGGAAACTGCACAG GAGGCTGGAAAAGCGGCAGCAGACAGGTGAGGTGATCGAGCTGACGGAGGATGGGAGACCCTCGGCGGGCCAGGAGCGCAAGGCGCCCCTATGTGACTGCACATGCTTCGGGCTTCCGCGCAGATACATCATCGCTATGCTGAGCGGGATGGGCTTCTGCATCTCCTTCGGTATCCGGTGTAACTTGGGTGTGGCCATAGTCAGCATGGTCAATAACAGCACAATCCATCAAAACGGCAAGATCATCATAAAAGAG AAAGCGAAATTTAACTGGGACCCAGAGATCGTGGGAATGATTCATGGATCCTTCTTCTGGGGCTACATAGTTACTCAGATTCCGGGAGGGTATATCTCCTCGAGACTGGCTGCAAACAG AGTTTTCGGGGCTGCCATTGTGCTGACATCCACCCTGAACATGTTCATTCCCTCTGCTGCCCGGGTGCACTATGGATGTGTCATCTTTGTGAGGATATTACAAGGGCTGGTGGAG GGAGTGACTTATCCAGCCTGCCATGGGATCTGGAGTAAATGGGCTCCACCGCTGGAAAGAAGTCGTCTGGCAACCATCTCTTTCTGTG GATCCTACGCTGGTGCAGTGATAGCTATGCCTCTGGCTGGGATCCTGGTCCAGTACACAGGATGGTCCTCTGTCTTCTATGTTTACG GATGCTTTGGGATATTTTGGTACATGTTCTGGATCTTGGTGTCCTACGAGAGTCCAGCAGAGCACCCGACCATCACTGAGGAGGAGCGCCGTTACATCGAGGAGAGCATCGGTGAAAGTGCACAGCTGATGGGCGCAATGGAA AAATATAAGACCCCCTGGAGGAAGTTCTTCACCTCCATGCCTGTCTATGCAATTATCGTGGCAAACTTCTGCAGGAGCTGGACTTTTTATCTGCTCCTCATTAGCCAGCCTGCATACTTTGAAGAGGTGTTTGGCTTTGAAATCAGCAAG GTTGGAGTTGTGTCAGCTCTCCCTCATTTGGTCATGACCATCATCGTGCCCTTAGGAGGCCAGTTAGCGGACTACCTGCGGACCCACAATATAATGTCCACCACTATGGTCCGGAAAATCATGAACTGCGGAG GGTTCGGTATGGAGGCTACTCTTCTATTAGTTGTAGGTTTTTCTCACAGTAAGGGGGTGGCCATCTCTTTCTTAGTTCTGGCGGTGGGATTTAGCGGATTTGCAATATCAG GTTTCAATGTCAATCATCTGGACATCGCTCCACGCTATGCCAGCATCCTCATGGGAATTTCCAACGGTGTGGGTACCCTGTCAGGGATGGTCTGCCCTCTAATAGTAGGAGCCATGACAAAGAACAAG ACCCGGGAAGAGTGGCAGTATGTCTTCCTCATTGCGGCCCTCGTGCATTATGGGGGCGTGGTGTTTTATGGGATATTTGCATCTGGGGAGAAACAGCCATGGGCCGACCCTGAAGAAACCAGCGATGAGAAGTGTGGCTTCATAGATGAGGATGAGCTGGCCGAGGAGACAGGTGACATCACGCAGGGTTACGGCGCAATGGGCGGCCCGGCCAAAAGCTATGGGGCCACTGCACAGCTCAACGGAGGATGGGTGCAGGACTGGGATAAGACGGAGGAGTATGTGCAGGAACCGGTGGGAAAGATGTATACTGAGCGTGGCTACTCTTAA
- the ano5a gene encoding anoctamin-5 isoform X1, with product MHRITGKAGGDSLIEMSPTESFNDDLNGYHQHASSSAGSHGQGQSPIDKQQQSKDSVFFRDGKRRIDFVLSYVDDKDGERKQERRKVYEANLLNVGLELETEDKSESEDGKTYFVKIHAPWEVLATYADVLKIKVPFKVNDIPDNSDMPMNWLSTPFRLPEHIMHPEPDYFTAPFNKSKSDFFLIDDKDTFFPPSTRNRIVYYILSRCPYFKDECTDKDKKGIKRLLNNGTYTAAFPLHDCRYWIRSRDANCESERNTLYKHWARFFCFFKEQPLDLVRKYYGEKIGIYFAWLGFYTEMLLFAAVVGTICFIYGFLTYDDNEWSKEICSEEIGGKIVMCPLCDKKCGYWKLNTTCNSSWQSHLFDNVGTVFFAIFMGIWVTLFLEFWKRRQARLEYEWDLVDFEEEQQQLQLRPEYETKCTNRKLNRITQEMEPYLPITTKCARVCLSGATVLFWISLIIACIIGVIAYRLAVYAAFASIMKDSPANSLQVVGPFITPQLATSVTASCINFVIIMILNLMYEKVAVWITDMEIPKTHLEYENKLTVKMFLFQFVNYYSSCFYVAFFKGKFVGYPGDYAYMFGKWSKLRNEECDPGGCLIELTTQLVIVMTGKQVWGNIQEALVPWLMNWWGSRKARNHPESLYSRWEQDHDLQGFGQLGLFYEYLEMVIQFGFITLFVASFPLAPLLALINNIIEVRVDSWKLTTQFRRPVAAKAHSIGAWQEILNGMAILSVVTNAFIVAFTSDMIPRLVYMYAYQPQGEMNMKGFINNSLSVFNISEIPMANRPDDEENPLWFNSSITTCRYRDYRYPPGHEKQYSHTMQFWHILAAKLAFIIIMEHVVFMVKFFVAWMIPDIPSDVRARVKRERYLVQEYLHNYEVEKLRIQLSQNSHNDCTCTPMIYPSLPQHEVLSECL from the exons ATGCATCGAATAACGGGAAAAGCGGGAGGGGACAGTTTAATTGAGATGAGCCCAACAGAGTCGTTCAATG ATGATCTGAATGGCTACCACCAGCATGCCTCATCCAGCGCTGGATCCCACGGGCAGGGTCAATCACCG attgacaaacaacaacaaagtaaagACTCTGTTTTTTTCCGGGACGGAAAGCGCAGGATTGATTTTGTCCTGTCCTATGTTGACGACAAAGATGGTGAGAGAAAACAG gagaggaggaaggtgtATGAGGCCAATCTACTGAATGTCGGCCTGGAGCTGGAGACAGAAGATAAATCG GAATCAGAAGATGGAAAGACTTATTTTGTGAAAATCCACGCACCATGGGAAGTGTTGGCCACCTACGCAGACGTGCTGAAGATCAAGGTCCCATTTAAGGTCAACGACATCCCAGACAACAGTGATATGCCCATGAACTGGCTGTCCACCCCTTTTCGTCTGCCGGAGCACATCATGCACCCTGAGCCAGACTATTTCACAGCTCCCTTCAACAAGAGCAAGTCTGACTTCTTCCTTATCGACGACAAAGACACATTCTTCCCCCCTTCTACTCGCAACAGGATA GTCTATTACATCCTGTCCCGTTGTCCGTACTTCAAGGATGAATGTAcagataaagacaaaaagggAATCAAGAGGTTACTCAACAACGGCACATACACTGCTGCCTTCCCTCTGCATGAT tgtaGATACTGGATAAGATCAAGGGATGCTAACTGCGAAAGTGAGAGAAACACTCTCTACAAACACTGGGCCAGATTCTTCTGTTTCTTCAAGGAGCAGCCCCTCGACCTTGTAAG GAAGTACTATGGGGAGAAGATAGGTATTTATTTTGCGTGGCTGGGGTTCTACACTGAAATGCTGTTGTTTGCTGCAGTAGTCGGGACAATTTGTTTCATCTATGGATTCCTCACCTATGATGACAACGAGTGGAG TAAAGAAATATGTAGTGAGGAAATCGGAGGCAAAATTGTCATGTGCCCGCTGTGTGACAAGAAATGTGGCTACTGGAAACTCAACACAACATGCAACTCCTCATGG CAATCACACCTGTTTGACAATGTGGGAACAGTGTTTTTTGCCATATTTATGGGGATTTGGG TGACTCTGTTTCTGGAGTTCTGGAAGAGGCGGCAGGCTCGTCTCGAGTACGAGTGGGATCTGGTCGACTTTGAGGAGGAGCAACAGCAGCTACAGCTTCGGCCAGAGTATGAGACCAAGTGCACCAACCGCAAGCTGAACCGTATCACTCAG GAAATGGAGCCATACTTACCCATAACAACCAAGTGTGCACGCGTATGTCTGTCTGGAGCCACCGTCCTGTTCTGG ATCTCATTGATCATTGCCTGCATCATTGGGGTGATAGCATACCGGTTGGCGGTATACGCGGCCTTCGCCAGCATCATGAAGGACAGTCCTGCCAACAGTCTGCAGGTGGTTGGCCCCTTCATCACGCCACAGCTGGCCACCTCTGTCACTGCCTCCTGCATCAACTTTGTCATCATCATGATCCTCAACCTCATGTATGAGAAAGTGGCTGTTTGGATCACTGACATGG AAATTCCCAAGACGCACCTGGAATACGAGAACAAACTGACGGTGAAGATGTTCCTCTTCCAGTTTGTCAATTACTACTCCTCCTGCTTCTACGTGGCTTTCTTTAAGGGCAAGTTTGTCGGCTATCCTGGAGATTATGCTTATATGTTTGGCAAGTGGAGCAAACTGAGGAATGAAGAG TGTGACCCTGGTGGCTGTTTGATTGAGTTGACCACCCAGCTGGTGATAGTGATGACTGGTAAACAGGTGTGGGGCAACATCCAAGAGGCTCTGGTCCC GTGGCTAATGAACTGGTGGGGCAGCAGGAAAGCAAGAAATCACCCGGAGAGCCTGTATAGCCGCTGGGAGCAGGACCACGACCTGCAGGGCTTTGGACAGCTGGGCCTCTTCTACGAGTACCTGGAAATGG TGATCCAGTTTGGTTTCATCACACTGTTTGTCGCCTCCTTCCCGCTGGCACCCCTGCTGGCACTTATCAACAACATCATCGAGGTTAGAGTGGATTCCTGGAAGCTTACCACTCAGTTCAGACGTCCTGTGGCAGCAAAGGCTCACAGCATCGGAGCCTGGCAGGAAATCCTCAATGGGATGGCCATACTCTCTGTTGTCACAAAT GCATTTATTGTGGCCTTCACCTCTGATATGATCCCTCGGCTTGTGTACATGTACGCCTATCAGCCACAGGGTGAGATGAATATGAAAGGCTTCATAAACAACAGCCTGTCTGTGTTTAATATCTCTGAGATCCCAATGGCCAACAGGCCTGATGACGAGGAGAACCCTCTCTGGTTCAACAGCTCCATCACtacctgcag GTATCGTGATTACCGCTACCCTCCTGGCCATGAGAAGCAGTACTCCCACACTATGCAGTTCTGGCATATTCTGGCCGCCAAGCTGGCTTTCATCATTATCATGGAG CATGTCGTGTTCATGGTCAAGTTCTTTGTGGCCTGGATGATCCCCGACATTCCCTCTGACGTGAGGGCTCGAGTAAAGAGAGAGCGCTACCTGGTCCAGGAGTACCTCCATAACTATGAAGTGGAGAAGCTGAGAATCCAGCTCAGCCAAAACAGCCACAATGATTGTACTTGCACGCCCATGATCTATCCGTCTTTACCCCAACATGAGGTGCTGTCAGAGTGTCTCTAG